The Hymenobacter sp. DG01 genome has a segment encoding these proteins:
- a CDS encoding MarR family winged helix-turn-helix transcriptional regulator gives MLSSIIFYSLDKAIRQYRRMAQANIDRAGIAITIDQWLVLRVIQENDDLTQTDIAERVFKDQASVARIIRLLLERGLLLAEPLPHDGRRTQLRVSVAGQHTLDAVQPVVLSNRAVALNGLSENDLNTLRFLLEQISTNCGAPQR, from the coding sequence ATGCTCTCTAGCATCATTTTCTACTCCCTGGACAAAGCCATCCGGCAGTACCGCCGCATGGCCCAGGCCAACATCGACCGGGCGGGCATTGCCATAACTATTGACCAATGGCTGGTATTGCGCGTGATTCAGGAAAACGACGACCTGACTCAAACCGACATAGCCGAACGGGTTTTCAAGGATCAGGCCTCGGTGGCACGCATTATCCGGCTGCTGCTAGAGCGGGGGCTGCTGCTGGCCGAGCCCCTACCCCACGACGGCCGCCGAACCCAGCTACGGGTATCGGTAGCTGGCCAGCATACGCTGGACGCGGTGCAGCCCGTAGTGCTTAGCAACCGGGCTGTTGCCCTGAACGGGCTCAGTGAAAACGACTTAAACACGCTACGCTTCCTGCTGGAACAGATTTCGACGAACTGTGGCGCCCCTCAGCGGTAA
- a CDS encoding outer membrane beta-barrel protein, producing the protein MKRLFARLRRGFALLLLVSGVSTLSAAGQGVSGQVRTEAGAPVEFATLVLHRSADSAVVKTEFSDEKGGFRFEQVAAGRYLVSATQVGFARAWAGPLELTAGAASPLLTLTLRPSTATALKEVTITGQRPTFEREADRTVVNVEGSPLAAGNTALDVLRRSPGVTVDGSDNLALRGKQGLLVLIDGKRQPMTGTELADYLRALPAEQLKSIELITNPPAKYDAQGGAGVIAINLKKDQRLGTNGTLNLSYGRSQYNKYVSGLSLNHRQKNLNLFGSYNYADRSGIGKLTIHRDFYRVDDLGGAARQLIRTTDQENRSPSQSRSHTWKAGLDYTLSDRTTLGGSVNGLRNRNEQNARNETFVRDLESAHDQQYRSANNRWGSYDNVAANLNFRHTIPDSLGTHELTADADYARYLNNRDQRLETRFDGAEQVGEIITGDQHGRLSIQSVKVDYVRPLSKQLRLEAGAKTSLVTADNDVVFYTNGALDLNRSNRFRYDENINAGYFNLNYTLAKMTLQAGLRGEQTNAVGKQQMEQVGRNPGFSRHYLQLFPSAALKRTFSDKNETSLSLSRRIDRPSYGQLNPFRSIIDKTTSGAGNPDLRPQTSYNVELTHTYRQKYSLGLSYSLTSNPLIGVVQPETDSTVVATTRNLSRQHYYALTFTAPVEVAKWWNMYNNVVFYYSRFEGSLAGTNLDRGRSSFNLSSNHTFTFGKGWSAELNGSYQSQEVYGFILARPYGEVSAGVQKSLWNRKGNLKLSMADIFFTRPERAISSYDNYVERFYQRQDSQLATLAFTYRFGNDQLAPTKRRGGGAEEEKRRAGGQ; encoded by the coding sequence ATGAAAAGGTTGTTTGCCAGGCTGCGGCGCGGCTTTGCCTTGCTGCTGTTAGTTTCCGGGGTGTCCACGCTGTCGGCAGCTGGGCAGGGTGTATCGGGGCAGGTCCGGACGGAAGCCGGGGCGCCGGTGGAGTTTGCCACGCTGGTTCTGCACCGCTCCGCCGACTCAGCGGTGGTCAAGACTGAGTTCAGTGACGAGAAGGGCGGGTTCCGCTTTGAGCAGGTGGCAGCGGGCCGCTACCTGGTGTCCGCCACGCAGGTAGGCTTTGCTCGGGCGTGGGCGGGCCCGCTGGAGCTTACCGCCGGGGCTGCTTCTCCCCTCCTTACGCTTACCCTGCGCCCCAGCACTGCCACGGCGCTCAAGGAAGTAACCATTACAGGGCAGCGGCCTACCTTCGAGCGGGAGGCCGACCGGACCGTGGTAAACGTGGAGGGCAGCCCGCTGGCGGCCGGCAACACGGCCCTTGACGTACTGCGCCGCTCGCCCGGCGTCACGGTGGACGGTAGTGACAACCTGGCCCTGCGGGGTAAGCAAGGCCTGCTGGTACTCATTGATGGCAAGCGCCAACCCATGACGGGCACCGAGCTGGCCGACTACCTGCGGGCCCTACCCGCCGAGCAGCTAAAAAGCATCGAGCTGATTACCAACCCGCCCGCCAAGTACGACGCTCAGGGTGGGGCCGGCGTTATTGCCATTAACCTGAAGAAGGACCAGCGCCTGGGCACCAACGGCACCCTAAACCTGAGCTACGGCCGCAGCCAGTACAACAAGTACGTGTCGGGCCTGAGCCTGAACCACCGCCAGAAAAACCTGAACCTGTTTGGCTCCTATAACTACGCCGACCGCTCGGGCATCGGCAAGTTGACCATTCACCGCGACTTTTATAGGGTAGATGACCTGGGAGGGGCAGCGCGCCAGCTTATCCGGACCACCGACCAGGAAAACCGCTCCCCCAGCCAGTCCCGCTCGCATACCTGGAAAGCCGGCCTCGACTACACGCTTTCGGACCGTACTACCCTGGGTGGGTCGGTGAACGGGCTGCGAAACCGCAACGAGCAGAACGCCCGCAACGAAACGTTTGTGCGCGACCTGGAAAGTGCCCACGACCAGCAATACCGCTCCGCCAATAACCGCTGGGGTAGCTACGATAACGTAGCGGCTAACCTGAACTTTCGCCACACCATCCCGGATTCCTTGGGCACGCACGAGCTGACGGCTGATGCCGATTATGCCCGCTACCTCAACAACCGCGACCAACGCCTGGAAACCCGCTTCGACGGAGCCGAGCAGGTAGGCGAAATCATCACCGGCGACCAGCACGGGCGGCTGTCTATTCAATCGGTGAAGGTGGATTACGTACGGCCGCTCAGCAAGCAGCTACGCCTGGAAGCCGGGGCCAAAACCAGCCTGGTAACGGCCGATAACGATGTGGTATTCTACACCAACGGCGCGCTGGACCTGAACCGCTCGAACCGTTTCCGCTACGATGAGAACATCAATGCCGGCTACTTCAATCTGAATTATACCCTGGCCAAAATGACCTTGCAGGCGGGTTTGCGGGGCGAACAGACCAACGCCGTGGGCAAGCAGCAGATGGAGCAGGTAGGCCGCAACCCCGGTTTCAGCCGGCACTACCTCCAGCTATTTCCCAGCGCGGCCCTGAAGCGGACGTTTTCGGACAAAAACGAAACCAGCCTTTCCCTGAGCCGCCGCATCGACCGGCCTTCGTATGGGCAGCTGAACCCCTTCCGCTCCATTATTGATAAAACCACCTCCGGAGCCGGCAACCCCGACCTGCGCCCCCAAACCAGCTACAACGTGGAACTGACCCACACCTACCGCCAGAAGTACAGCCTGGGCCTGAGCTACAGCCTGACCAGCAACCCGCTCATTGGGGTAGTGCAGCCGGAAACCGATAGCACCGTGGTGGCCACTACCCGCAACCTGAGCCGGCAGCACTACTATGCCCTCACGTTCACGGCTCCGGTGGAGGTAGCCAAATGGTGGAATATGTACAACAACGTTGTGTTCTACTACAGCCGCTTCGAGGGCAGCCTGGCCGGCACCAACCTCGACCGGGGCCGTAGCTCCTTTAACCTGAGCTCCAACCACACTTTCACGTTTGGCAAGGGCTGGAGCGCCGAGCTGAACGGCTCTTACCAGTCGCAGGAGGTGTACGGCTTTATTCTGGCCCGGCCTTACGGGGAAGTAAGCGCGGGAGTACAGAAAAGCCTCTGGAACCGCAAAGGCAACCTGAAGCTAAGC